One Buchnera aphidicola (Aphis glycines) genomic window, GACATAACTTTGGGTAGATCATGCTTTTTTTTATATATTCGTAGACTCGATCGACTTACTCTTTGAATTTTTTCTATTACAGATTTTCCTTTAAAATATTTTAAAACAACTTCTAATTCTAATTTATTTTTACCATTTATATTATAATCATTAATATAACCTTCTTGTTTTAATAATTCTATTATAGAATTTTTTAATTTAGAGGCAGGCATCTTAACAGAATATTTGTTAGCTGATTGACCATTTCTAATACGTGTCAACATATCAGCCACTGGATCTTGAACACTCATTTTAGCTCCTTAAAATTACCAACT contains:
- the rpsH gene encoding 30S ribosomal protein S8, producing MSVQDPVADMLTRIRNGQSANKYSVKMPASKLKNSIIELLKQEGYINDYNINGKNKLELEVVLKYFKGKSVIEKIQRVSRSSLRIYKKKHDLPKVMSGLGIAIISTSRGIMTDHTARKLGLGGEVICYVA